ATCCATATTGGATATCCATAAGGACCACgtggaaatatttaaaagagagagaaatatatatataaatatataattatatacatTTTATCGTACAGATTTTttcgtaaaaaaaaaaagaaaaaaaaattaattttttttccaagtttgatactgtaaaatctttattaaaaagaaattgccaGTCCAGGGCTCCCTGGGTGGTGACCTGGAGGGGAATGAAATGTCCTGGCTAAAACTTCCACAGAGGGATCAGAATTGCAAGGTAACGTGGAGGGAGGAATGACCCGCAAGCTGTTGTGACCGCGTTGGAGACCCAGCTCCTCCACCCTGGAGGGTCCCTCCAGCTTGGGGTTGTCGCGTTGCATTCCTCTGGGGGCCGGTTtgtttctgttgtggttttcttctttttgttttattttttttttgggttgttttctttgattttttcctgtttttattttctctccgtCCTGCACTTGCAAGCCTGACACCCAGGGCCAGCGCGGCGTGgggagctggctgcagcctgtGGCATCCCCCCGGGCCGTACCTCTCGCTTGTCTCTTCGCTGCAGTAGTTTGGATGCTGGGGGCTCCCTTCTCTGCCCCTCTTTCATTTGTGTTgcccccccctccaccccctgCCACGCTGCTGAGGagccgggggtgggggggttggcCTCTGGATTTGAATGCTGGGATCCTCTCCCCATGGGCCTGGCCTTGCTTGGGATGCTCCCTGTCTGCAGCGTGGGTACCAAGGGCTGGGCGGGAGGCAGGAGAAGACGGAAGCATCGGGCAGGGACTTGGGGAGGGACATCTCTGTTCTTGTGGATGTTTGCTGTGCTCTCTATTGGGAATGGGGAACCTTTTCCCTCCAGGGCAGCTCCAGATCCCTTTGAAGCAGGTCAGCGTCTCTGCTCTTGCCCAACTCCACTGTCTGCCCATGGAGACCGGGGTGACACCGGAGAAGGGATGAGGCGCTGATGGGTGAGCTGTGGCAAGGCCAGAGCCAGGCCACTGGACGGCTCAGTCccggggaggaggagaaggtggcattttgttttttctctctcaaatcATTTAAACTTCATTGTCAtgattgtttttatttaagaaaaaaaaaaaaaaacaaaacaaaaaaaggaggaaaaaaaaaaaagaaaaaaaaaaaagaaaaaaagatacaaaaccTAAAACCTTTTGTAACgtggatttgttttccttcGTCTGTATTTCAGTCTGCTGGGGTGTTTCTGTAGGTGGTGGatacttgctttcatttttttaatgatagacgtcttctgttttcagttggttttgttctgttttttatcACCAGCTCATTCTATCCTCTGTGGTTACTCAGTAATTTcatttcaatatttatttttgtgctgcttttttattataaaataaattattgatATACCAAGCAATGTGGATTCCTGTTTGTAAGGCGGATAGCCCTGTGTATGTGTCCATTACTTTCTCTTGACAGCCACAACGTAATTTATTGCTGTAAATTTAGCTGCAGTGACTGGTTTTTTTGTACCTTTCCAATAAAGCATTTTCTGGTTTCAGACTTGCCCTGGTCTATGGTCAGCGTTTTGGAGCTTGAATTGATCTTCAGTGGAGTGTTTTCCGTGGGGAATTTTGCCTGTGTGTCCCCATTCTGATGGTGAGCGATGTGTTTTTAGGAGGCCTCAGTGAGTGTGATGCTGCTTGGGGTTTGGCAAGCATTGATGGGCCTGGTGTATCCCCCCTTGCCCAGCTCCTGGCCTTGCCATGGTGCTTCCCTGCTGTGTTTGGAGCATGCTCAAGGGATAGCTTCTCTGAGAGTTGCTTCTCTGGTGGATCCCATGTGCAGAGCACATGGTTCTAACCCAGGCTGTGCCTCTGTGTGTGATCAGTGGGTATTTATGGTAGCACAAGTGGAGGCTGATAGCTCAGCAGGCTCCTGCCTGCAGTCGTGGTGTTGAGAGCTGGATGCACAAGGGTGCTCTTGGCTAGGAGGCCCTGTGCATCCTAGATAGGTTGTGGTGCTAGAGCAcaccctctcctctgctcctgtGGGTTGTGAAACACTCCTTCACTGCTTTCCTATGTGACTGCTTATGAATAAATCACGTTAACCCCTTACATCAATCTTTCATTTATGTTTCACCCTGTTTGGGCTTTAAAGAGGTGGCACCTTGTGCCTGTGTGCTCTGAGGGAGCATGTAAGCTTTAACCCCCTGTTCCACATGGTTGATTTTCTttagaggaaggaggaagacagTTGGTCTGTGCTGGCTTGAGGCAATAGTTGCAGACGGGTGTGTTGGCCAGAGCTGGAATTGGAGGTAGGGCTGAAAAGGCTTTGTGTGTCAGTGGGTAATGGATGGTCATTAGGTGGGGCCAGGCAGGCTCGGCTGAGCAGGGACCGTGGTGGAGCCTGTGGAGTGATTGCACTCACCCGCTGAGCAAGAAACTCATCATCATGTGCTTCGGCTCCTGCCTGGAGGGGTGGCAGCAAGGAGCTGGTGACAATGAAGAAGAGAGGGAAATAGGCCAGTTGATGGAGAGGCATAATCAGCCCCAGCTCTTGTGCCTGCCACGGCATGGTGTGCCCTGATGTAAGGATACATCCCAGACACGAGCAGGCTCTAACCCTGCCCGACCCAAGCCCAAAAAGCTTGGGAGAGCCATAGCTGCATCCCAGCCTTGTCCTTGGGGAAAGCCCAAGAACAAGAGACaactggaaaacaaatctgCCAACCACTggagcctgctgctggcagggagcaaAGCCTGTCCCTGCCTGGCTGCCTGCTGGCATAGCTCCAGGCACAGCCGGGCTCCTGTGTAGGTCACCCGTGTGCTTGCTGCCAGCTTTCCCTGTGTCCTTGCTGGAGAAATGGAGGAGACGTGTTAGCAGAGGAGCGCAAGAGCGTGTCTGCTGGGGAATGCATTGCTCAGCCTACAACACTGCTGGTGCTTCTTTTCCTAGTGGATGTGTTTTGACAGCATCACGGTTTGAGGGCCCTGCCAGTGCCCAGCTCTTGCCTTGCTCCCTATTCCAAGGTAAAGGAGCAGGAGGTCAAGCTCTCTCCTGCTGGATATGGAGCATCACCTGCTGGTGTCCAGCCCAGCATGGCTCCTTCAGGCTGGTATCACGCTGCTGACTTGGACGAGCCACAGCCGGTACCTCTCCTCCTTGTTTCACTTGCACGAAGGACCTGTTTTACATATAATACAGTAATCAGGGCTTGACATAAACAGGCAAATGTTATTGTCTGCAGTGGGAATTGCACCTGCTGGCAAGAGCAATGAACGCAGCCCATTATGCACCGGAGTCGATCATTTGCGCGATGAAGTACAACTACATCTCTTGCTGTGTTCTTGTGCAAGTCTTTATCTCAGCGAGCCTACCAACAGATGTGCTATCATCACCTTTGCAGCCTGTCCTCGCTTCTGTTCCTGCAGCTGTGGCCGGCCCTCTCTCAGGGGGCGGAGAGGACCAAGATGTGGTGTCCCTGCTTCAGTGCTGGCTGCATTACAAAGCCAAGCAGGCTCGTTCCTTTGCACTGAGGCTGCCCTTTGCAGGCAGGGTATTTCTTCTTCCAGGATGCCACGACCACGGGTGGATGCCTGGATGCACAATGCATATGGATCTAGTTGATGGACCTCATTGCAAGAGAAGTGGCAGCTGTCACCAGCTAAACAGGTATGGGCTGAGAGGCTTCGGAGCAAAGGGACTTGCAAGACTGGCTTAGTTATAGGCTGCTCGTATGGAGTCCAGGCTTCCAGCACAATAAGGTTTCTTCAGTAACCACAAATAGAGGTTGTCTTGGTGCTGGAAACTGGGCTTGGCTAAAGCAGACCCAGCAGCTCTTAACTGCTGCATCCACAGCTTAGGCGAGGGTTGGAAGAGGTGCAGTGGAAGGAGAGGAAGCAGGGGACTCACACACACATTCTTTGTGGAGTGAAAAAGATGAGCACGAATCCTGTGGGAATGCCAAAATGTGCAGGATGCTGCGTGTGCAGGTATTTCTGCTGGGCCAGCATTGAGGGGCAGGGAGGACACTGAGCTTAAGAGCATCAGCATTAGAGCAGGAACAAGCAGATCGTGGATTTGCTGAGCTAAGGGAAAAAGCTTGCCCTGTGGTAGAAATTGCTGTTTATTAGAaaaattcataaataaaataatttcatgatGTGATTTGCGTTTTGCAGATAAGGGGAGGTACAGGAGAGACCAAACAAATACTAGGAGCTGTATCTAAAACAGCTTTAAGCCTTACCCATCGCTTTACCACGAGTGCAATTCAGGCTGTAGGCTtgcccttgtcctttcactgccCCCTAACAACAGCCCACCCAGTGCCTAAGGACGTTCTCGAGGATCATCTTGGACTAAAAATTGGGGGGAAAACCCCCAGAGAGGAAGTTTAATGGAAGGATGCACGCTCTCCATCACTGGTATGGCAGAATCCCCCCACGCAGTATCTTCCCCTGCCAGTGGTCCTGCCCTGAGCAGTGGCATCCCCCAGCATCTCTGTCCCCACCACTATCaccctgctgtgctcagctccctcctgccttcccccagGTTGGTAAATAGCGAAGGGCTGGGAGGAACAGACAGTTCCCAGTTAAGTGCATTCCTACCACCACCAGTCACGGTCTGGTTCCCTAATAAAGGCTCTGATAAGGAATCTGGAATCCCTTTTAACTTCTGATCCAGGCAGAGATAAGCTGGTTTGGACATAAACAAGCGCTTCTGTCACCGGCAGCTCTCCAAATGCAGCTGCAAGACCCTGTGTTAGCCCTGAATgaggtcctgctgctgctcccggGGGAGTTACTCATCCAGCTGCATCCCCAtctggagggagaggaggatcaCTTACTCTTCCTCCCTGGTAAAGGTCTGCACAGCTCCATGGGCTTttctgggaggaggagagggggaaagatGTAAAAATAAGGAATGATGTCTTTGAAGCGTTACCGGGTTTTGAGGTGAAGTGAAGTCACCTTCCTGGGCTGGTTTTCTCCACGGGGCCCTCAGAGATCAGTTTTTTCACTCGAATCATGAGAAACTAGAGCAAAACCGTGCTGAGAAAAGCATTTCAGCACTGCTTGGAGGTAAGAGGACGGCAAGGGCGGCTGGGCCATCCTATAGCCTggctcccctccctgcctggcATTCCCCAGCACAGGCATGGGGGCATTGAGGCACCAGCAGTGGGGAACAAAGCCCAGGCTGCAACGCGTGGCTGCTTAGTTGCAGGAGCAAAGATAGCCCCAATCTTAATGCCCAAAGAGATGGGATGGCAGAAACTGGCACTATGTGATTTAACCTTTCCCTGGCTTATTGCATCTTCCCTTCGAGAGACTGGCTTTTTGGGTAGAGTTCCTGGCTTCTCAGTGCtcccattagaccaggttgtcTCAGCCTTGAGACACCTCCCATTTGCATGGGTTTAAACGTCTCCAGTGTCACTGTCCCTTCCATTGTCCCCTACAGCTCCTCGTCCGACAGGATCAGCACTCTCTTCTCGatatttttgctctttctgctgCTCGGTCCATCCACCTTGGAGGCCACATGCCCATTCTCTCCTGGTGCTTTGCGCTCTGCCTCCTGCATTGACTGCTGGGTGTACTGCTGATACGTGGGTGAGAAGTTGTGGATTGCATCCTGGACAATGTCCTGGGGGCTTATGGTCTCCTTCAGCCCACTGGAGATGCTCTGCATCGGAGCAAGGTTTGCTGAAAAACAGGGAGAAAGGGGCGGGGGGTGATAGGACATCAGACACTCACGAGCCCAAGTGCTCCAAGACTGGAGTGACACTTTTCCATAGTAATTCAAGGTAAGGGGTTCACTGTGGCCCATGTCGGCTTGCAGTGGCAAGTTCCAAGGAGAAGGAAGGCAACCCCAGCTCTGTTTCTAACCGGATTGGTTATTACAGCATGTGCTGTAATACCAAAATCCCCTAATTCTGCCCATCCACATCAAGGTCTCTCTTCCTATCCACTTGCTATGGCTCATGGGTATCATGAGGGAATAAGAAGGAACTCTTGGAGCACAGGAGAAGGAAATTGCTCTTGTGGTTTTAGCATCCCATTGGTAATGCTATAAGCGGGATCTCTTTTAGTCACTGaccaagaaaggaagaaggaaaagttaCCTgttgagttttctttcttctctctgtacACTTGGCAGGTGAATGCATAGCGCAGGGCAATGGAGGCAAAGAACATCTCAATGCAGATGATGAAGTTCTGGTAGCCAGCAGCCACTGTCCCAGCTCCCACCTCCTTCCCATCGATGATCTGAACTTCAGGGATCACCCCACATTTCTCTAGGACTGCCAGCAGCGTCCCTGTGCAGGGGAAGAGGGATCAGCTCTGGTGTTGTATCCCTGGCTCAGGTGTGCTTATGGGATGAGAAGCACTGGGCATCTGTGGTGGTACCCACCTTgccaaaaggagaggaagatgaCTGCCTTGATGGTGATGAACTTGAGGACTGGCTCAAACGGGCGCAGCAGGTCCATGGTGGCAaaatagaagaggaaaagggcGTAAAGTGCCAGACTGACAGAGAAGTTGTAGATGATGGTGATGTAGAGGTAGCCACTTTGGACACTGTGGGAAGAGAGAGATGATGCTCTAGGGTGCAGGAAGCAAAGTGGGCACAGCTGGAGGCAAAGAAGGATGAATGGGGAGGGGAGAAGTGTGTAGCTTTGCTGCAGGGGAGAGCACAGcccaggaggggaaggagatgCTGGGAGAAATGGGGGGAGCATGGGACCactctcagcttttcctctgtGGTGATGAAGGAGGGACCCCTCCTGCCCCCTTCACCCTCCCAGCCCAACCCAGCATCCTCACTTGAAGTCCCCATCGTGGTACTTCCCGAAGGCCTGCAGGATGATGGTGACGATCGCCATGAGGGGTTTCACGATGCAGAACTGCAGCGTGGCCTGCATGGAGAGAGACACAGTGCAGCCTGGGCAGCAGGGACATCCCACtgccctccctgcagctcctgttaCCCCCAGCCCCTCCACACAACCcaacccctctgctcccaggaCAGAGACACCCAGGAGGGAGCAGTTCTCCCTCACAGCAGTGATCAGTGCTGTGGGGTGAGACATGAACCTGCGTATGGGAAGGAGCAGGGCTCCCAAAAGGCAGCATGGTCACTCTGTGATGGGAGTCCAGCTGAGCTGGGGACAGAGAGCCAGGGTTcagcctgcagcacagaccTATAGAGGGTTAGAGCAGCTCAGGCTAACCCGGGACTGGACAGAGATGGCAatctcagctctgcagtgggagGAGACCCTGACTCAGCAGTGAGTCAGCGGCAAGGACAgagagccctgctgctggctgggtgCCTGTGAGCCCGGTGAGCTGCCTCTCGGaggagaaaacccaaaccaagcatCTTGGGAGAGTGACAAAGCAGAGCCCTCAGCAGGGCAGTGGGGAAGGGACCCAGAGAGCCCTCATCAGAGGGGTGCAGAGCCAATGCCCCCCAGCGGGTACCCACCTGCTTGCAGAAGCGCAGGAACCCGATGGAGTAGGACATACCCTGAAGGCAGCAGGTCCCATAAAAGCAGCTGGATCTGGAAGGAGAAGCCGAGGAGATGCTGTTGGGGCTGCTGGATGGGGATAGTGGGTGCAGGGCCAAGGAGCTTGTGTGTTGCTGGGACTTACGCAATGGGCTTCCCACGGATCTCAGCCATGATGGTGCTCTCCCCTCCGAGGTACTCGAAGCACAggctcaggaagctgtagaTCACGAAGGCTGGCAAGGGAAGGGCGGACAGGGTCAGCAGGGCTGATGGGGATCCGGGAGGGGCTTGGTACATGTCACATTCCTTCCAGCTCAGGTGTTGTGTCATTCACCCCGGCACCTCCTCAGCCTTTGGCGGATGGAGCCCAGCAAGAGGAGCAAGCAGAGTCAGACACACAGCACCATGTACACAGGGTTTGCTGCAGATGCGGCAGCTCCCCTCTGCACACACAGTCTCTGTGTGCACGGGGCAGCGGTTGTATGTCCCAGCACTGTTCATGGAGCCAGGCACCATGCACACCCAGACAAACCCAGGCAGGAGTGCAGTGGCCAGGGACCATCTGCATGGAAAGACCTCAGAATTGCTAAGGGGCAGCACAAGCGGCCAGCAAGGAGCAGGTCCCGAACAGCTTTATTGGACATCCCCATTGCTTATTCTTCATATACTCCAAACTTGAAGTAAGGCACATGGCCACACTCCACTCCTCAGCGGGTGAACAACAAGGTGGAAGTGCAACTTCAACCCTGAGAAGCTTCCCATGCACCTCAAATCACCCCAACTCCCCAGTTTCTTATGTATGTCAACCTCCTGCTTTAGAGGAGCTGCGCTTCTACCCCAAAGGCAGCCAGAAAACCTTTTTCCCCAGGCACAAGATGCTGGGGTCCCTCTGAGGCTGTTGGAAAGGCTCATGCCTGCCTATGGGGCATCTGCTTCCTGTTGCTGatggagaaggaaggggaaaacctCTGCTTGGAGGAAGGGAAGTGAAAGAGGTGGAGATCTGCCTCCTTATACAATCCAGAGACAGGTCAGTGGGATGAGAGCCCTGCTTTGCCAT
The Lathamus discolor isolate bLatDis1 chromosome 6, bLatDis1.hap1, whole genome shotgun sequence DNA segment above includes these coding regions:
- the TMEM184A gene encoding transmembrane protein 184A, yielding MSNATRALPSSMEPSTLAPSTAPRLASPSPSPALALLMAAHNDSQESQQLFLTTTAAQAISGIFVWSALIITFYQIYTHLRNYTIPKEQRYIIRILFIVPIYAFDSWLSLLLLGSHQYYVYFDSVRDCYEAFVIYSFLSLCFEYLGGESTIMAEIRGKPIASSCFYGTCCLQGMSYSIGFLRFCKQATLQFCIVKPLMAIVTIILQAFGKYHDGDFNVQSGYLYITIIYNFSVSLALYALFLFYFATMDLLRPFEPVLKFITIKAVIFLSFWQGTLLAVLEKCGVIPEVQIIDGKEVGAGTVAAGYQNFIICIEMFFASIALRYAFTCQVYREKKENSTANLAPMQSISSGLKETISPQDIVQDAIHNFSPTYQQYTQQSMQEAERKAPGENGHVASKVDGPSSRKSKNIEKRVLILSDEEL